The sequence below is a genomic window from Rhinopithecus roxellana isolate Shanxi Qingling chromosome 19, ASM756505v1, whole genome shotgun sequence.
AAGGAAAGAGACCCCTCCCAATCTATCTTGTATTCTCTTCTGTTGCCCCCAGAGATTTATGCGGAATCCGTACTAAACCACTGTATTCATGACATGGTTATACACAGCACCCTGCATTCCTTAATGTATTCAAAGGCTGATATGGAAGATTACTGATGAGTATATATTCTAGTGTCTCCTTCATTTCCTGCCTGCCCTGACCCCCTTAATTGGAAACTGCAGGTTGCCAGGAATTTCTTGATTACTTTGTTTCAACTTGAATTTAGTACATCATAATCAGGAGCATCCTCCagtactacaaaaaaaaaaaaaaaaaaaaaaatcagtagcagcTGTATCTTGAATTTGTCCTGCTAGAATGCTTCCCCACACCCCTCCTGCTCCTCTCCACAATAAGTTGATTTCTGCAAAAGCAAATCCTGACCCTCTCTCAAGGCCCAAATCAAATAGCGGTTCTTTCATGAAACCATCTCTGATCCAAATTCTCTGATCTGTTATGTCACCAATTACTTTCTACATTAATGGTAGCTTTTGGGAAATAGGTTTTCTAATCTACTGTAGAATACATTCTTTTAGGGGAACAGAATAACAACTGGTACATTTTGGCTTACCCACATGTAGAAAATGTACACAGTAGGGTGGttcatgaaacaaaaatttgtgaaggcgtaaataaatgaatgaatataggaAAGTCAAAAGATCAAATGCAGAAACATACACTCTTATCATTGTaaagtatttcattctttcttcccaaTTTTGATCTTGTTTTCAACTTAAGGAAGCTGAAGGCTTGGCTGATGCAGAGGAAAGGTGTGACCAGCTGATCAAAACCAAAATCCAGCTAGAGGCCAAAATCAAAGAGGTGACAGAGAGAGCTGAGGATGAGGAAGAGATCAATGCTGAGCTGACAGCCAAGAAGAGGAAACTGGAGGATGAATGTTCAGAACTCAAGAAAGACATTGATGACCTTGAGCTGACACTGGCCAAGGTTGAGAAGGAGAAACATGCCACAGAAAACAAGGTATCAGTCATATTCTGAAATACTATATAGGGGTTCTGCCACCCAACTAAGCTGCTTTAGAACAACTAAGCTGCTTTCTTCACCTTTGTAGGTGAAAAACCTCACAGAAGAGATGGCAGGTCTCGACGAAACCATCGCTAAGCTGACCAAGGAGAAGAAGGCTCTCCAGGAGGCCCACCAGCAGACCCTGGATGACCTGCAGGCAGAGGAGGACAAAGTCAACACTCTGACCAAAGCTAAAATCAAACTTGAACAACAAGTGGATGATGTAAGTCTAGTATCATCAAGGACGTTATTTTCTTCTAAAGGAAGATAAGCATTCCTTCTGATTcaacattatttatatttagCTTGAAGGGTCCTTGGAGCAAGAAAAGAAACTTCGCATGGACCTAGAAAGGGCTAAGAGGAAACTTGAGGGTGACTTGAAGTTGGCCCAAGAGTCCATAATGGACATTGAAAATGAGAAACAGCAACTTGATGAAAAGctcaaaaagtaagaaagaaagaattgctTATGGATTTGCTTCCAACATTGGATACGGACTAAATTGTTGTCCTTTGCTACTTTTCTAAAAGGAAAGAGTTTGAAATCAGCAATCTGCAAAGCAAGATTGAAGATGAACAGGCACTTGGTATTCAATTGCAGAAGAAAATTAAGGAATTGCAAGTAAGTGCATGATTTTCATCAGTCTGGCTCGGAGGCAGTTATGATACAAAGAAGCTGAGTTTGTATTTTGCACCATTTCCAGGCCCGCATTGAGGAGCTGGAGGAAGAAATCGAGGCAGAGAGGGCTTCCCGGGCCAAAGCAGAGAAGCAGCGCTCTGACCTCTCCCGGGAACTGGAGGAGATCAGTGAGAGGCTGGAAGAAGCCGGTGGGGCCACCTCAGCCCAGATTGAGATGAACAAGAAGCGGGAGGCTGAGTTCCAGAAAATGCGCAGGGACCTGGAGGAGGCCACCCTACAGCATGAAGCCACGGCAGCCACCCTGAGGAAGAAGCACGCAGACAGCGTGGCCGAGCTTGGGGAGCAGCTTGACAACCTGCAGCGAGTGAAGCAGAagctggagaaggagaagagTGAGATGAAGATGGAGATTGATGACCTTGCTAGTAATGTAGAAACGGTCTCCAAAGCCAAGGTACTACAAGTTCTGGGATATTGTTATTGAAAATAATGCCTTACGGACACATCACAGTTTATACAGGGCACTTTTTACACATAAAGTCATTTGTTAATTGCAGTAATTCAGGAAAGTAAGcacaaaaaaatcagtatttttactATTTCCATTTAACAAATAAAGGATCCGAAATTCAAAGAGGCCAGGCACTTTGACCCATCACACCATTAATAAACGAAAACACCAGTTTTTGAACATAAGCCATCTGTGTTCTCCAAGTCTCCAGTTAGAGAACAAAGGTCTCCAATAATTTCAAGGCAATTGAAGTGAGGAAAGTTTCATCATACATAAAAGCAATGAAGTATTTTGGAACAtgcttttagaaaatgtataccatacaattttaacaaaatcttaaaattagAACATAACCttaacattttcatattaatattGAACAGAGCTTCATGATTAGCtttcataaaatataagaaaaattagccagacatggtggcacgcgcctgtagccccagctattcaggaggctgaggcaggagaattgcttgaacccgggaggcggagcttgcagtgagtcaagatcgcaccactgcactccagcctggggacagagcaagactctgtctcaaaaaaaaaaaaagaagggccgggcacggtggctcacgcctgtaatcccagcactttgggaggctgaggcgagtggatcacgaggtcgggagtttgagaccagcctggccaacatggtgaaactccgcctctactaaaaatacaaaaattagctgggcctggaggcgtacgcctgtaatcccagctactcgggaggctgaggcaggagaattgcttgaaccctaggaggcagaggttgcggtgagtgagccgagatcacgccattgcactccagcccgggtgacaagacgagactccgtctcaaaaaaagaaaaaaaaaaaaaagaaaaaaagaaaaacttttatgcATTACATTACATACAAGACAATGtggtttattttctatattaagataaatttgtattttttattttggggagAAGGTATAGCAACTGCAAAGGtgattattatttgtttaaaaggtctctgttttcttcttttactttttcttccataGGGAAACCTAGAGAAAATGTGCCGGACTCTAGAGGATCAAGTGAGTGAACTGAAATCAAAGGAAGAGGAGCAGCAGCGGCTGATCAATGACCTGACTGCGCAAAGGGGGCGCCTGCAGACTGAATCTGGTAACTCTCCCCTCTTCTGTGCAGCTTCAGGGTGGAGAGGATTGCGATTAAGAACAACTGATTTGGTGACGTGGGAGCCTAATAATAGCAGCTGAGAACATGTCTGATTCACCAAACGACTCAGACACCTGACCTGTGTGCAACGTCATCTTGGGACAATGCTGGAGATACAGGTTTCAATTGAACAGGATCAAGCTCTGTTCCAGAATGGCCTTGAGTAGTTTGCTCATTGTGAGGACGTTGGGATTAGGGGTTACTCCAGCATGAGTCCAGGGCTTCTCTTTCAGGCcaagtttctctttagtttatgtggGTCAACTAACTTCCAGAATGAGGGCGACGAATAGCCCAGTCTCTCAAAAGTCTTATGGAATGGGGACTATGTAGAATTAGACATTTTAGCTTACTTGTTGACAGTCATCACGAGGTTTCGTACGATATTGTAGAATCCTGAAAGAATCAGTTatgaaaaggacaaaaagaatTTAAGCTGTATTTATTCATCCTGATGGATCTGAAAGTTTCAccataaaaactgaaaacttgGCACTGAGCATGAAGATGTCAGCATAGAATTCAACCATCTGAGCACTCAATTTGGGAAAATAAGAGTCAAAATTTCTTTCTAACATGGGCTTGCAGAATcttgtttttcacttaaaaaatggtGCCATTTCTTTTGTCTATCAGGTGAATTTTCACGCCAGCTTGATGAAAAGGATGCTCTGGTGTCTCAGTTATCAAGGGGCAAACAAGCTTTTACTCAACAGATTGAAGAATTAAAGAGGCAACTTGAAGAGGAGATAAAAGTAATTATGACTCTAAGACAGACTTTTCCCATATGAGCTGATTCTACATGGAGCCTGTTATACCAGCTTTCAAAAGGTTTTGAAAGTtaagagttaaatatttaaatatccagTAAAACGAAGGTGTAACTGTCTCCATAGGCCAAGAACGCCCTGGCACATGCCCTGCAGTCTTCCCGCCATGACTGTGACCTGCTGCGGGAACAGTATGAGGAGGAGCAGGAATCCAAGGCTGAGCTGCAGAGGGCGCTGTCCAAGGCCAACACCGAAGTTGCCCAGTGGAGGACCAAATACGAGACGGACGCCATCCAGCGCAcagaggagctggaggaggccaAGTATGTGCACAGATAGCAGAGAATGAGCAGAAAACTTTGCATATTGAATCAGAAAGACATGACCTTTGAAGATTCAGTGAATTAGTCCACAAATGCTCGTTAATTGGCTTCTATGTGCCAGTCACAATCAGGCCCTGAGAATAAGATATGAATAAGTCAAATATGGTCCCTGCCTTAAGATCCTAAAATCTAGttaagaatacaaagaaaagcaaataattacaCTGATAATTAGGGGCTTCACTGCTGTTTGTCAGGCACAATGAGTTCATTGCTGCATCAGGGGCTTGtacctgctgttccctctgtctgaaATACTCTCTCCACAGACTTCCCTGTGGTTCACTCTCTGACTTCTTTTAGCTCTTGACTCAAGTATTATCTCTTCATGGAGGCCTTCACTGAATATCTAGAGTAGTTGCCCGCCatttactctattttattttgcttcactGCACTTATATCTGTAAGGTATTATTACGATGTTCTGATTTGCTTATTGTTTACCTCTCTTACTTGTTTGTGATCTTCATGAGGCAGAGACCTTTTTTGTCTTGGTCACTGCTGTGTAGCCAGTGTCTGGTTCATAAAAGAGGCCCATCGATATATGTTGAAAGAATGAAAGGTGGCTGGGTGGCATTATTGTGAAGTTTCTAATACTCTTCAGTGTGTGTGGTAATAACTCATAATTCATATTATGGTTCGCTTCTCTCTGAAAACATGTATAATCTTCAAGGAAGAAGCTGGCCCAACGGCTACAGGCTGCTGAGGAACATGTAGAAGCTGTGAACGCCAAATGTGCTTCCCTTGAAAAGACGAAGCAGCGGCTGCAGAATGAGGTCGAGGACCTCATGCTTGACGTGGAGAGGACAAATGCCGCCTGTGCCGCCCTTGACAAAAAGCAAAGGAACTTTGATAAGGTAATTCCTCCAGCATCCTCTGCTCTGTACTCTACTCTTTTGTCTTTACAGCAGGTAACAGGTCTTGGTTTTTCAGATCCTGGCAGAATGGAAACAGAAATATGAGGAAACGCATGCCGAGCTTGAGGCCTCCCAGAAGGAGGCCCGTTCCCTTGGCACTGAGCTGTTCAAGATGAAGAATGCCTATGAGGAATCTTTGGATCAGCTAGAAACCCTGAAGCGAGAGAACAAAAACTTACAGCGTGAGTCCCTATCACATTCAATAATATTCATAACTTGGAAGAATCTTTCCCTTACGTCACCTGTTTAACCAAATACCTACCTGTCTTTTACTCAAACAACAGAGGAGATTTCTGACCTCACGGAGCAGATTGCAGAAGGAGGGAAACGTATCCATGaactggagaaaataaagaaacaagtgGAACAAGAAAAATGTGAACTTCAGGCTGCTTTAGAAGAAGCAGAGGTATATGTAAAATTGTGCATtataaaaaaatttggaaaaaaattaggtACATCTGCAAAGAGTGAATAAAAAGACACATAGCACAAAATTATTGGTGTCCAGAAAAAACTCATAAAGCTTTTGGTTCCTTGCTAATGTCACCTCTTGCTGTCATTAAGGCATCTCTTGAACACGAAGAGGGAAAGATCCTGCGCATCCAGCTTGAGTTGAACCAAGTCAAGTCTGAGGTCGATAGGAAAATTGCtgaaaaagatgaggaaattgaccAGCTGAAGAGAAACCACGTTAGAATCGTGGAGTCCATGCAGAGCACGCTGGATGCTGAGATCAGAAGCAGGAATGATGCCATCAGGCTCAAGAAGAAGATGGAGGGAGACCTCAATGAAATGGAAATCCAGCTGAACCATGCCAACCGCATGGCTGCCGAGGCCCTGAGGAACTACAGGAACACCCAAGGCATCCTCAAGGTAAATGGGTCCCAAGAGATGGTCCCAGGACAACTGGGGTACCTGCAACCCTGAGAACATGGTGTCTCAATGACGGTTTGTTTCACAGGATACCCAGCTCCACCTGGATGATGCTCTCCGGAGCCAGGAGGACCTGAAGGAGCAGCTGGCCATGGTGGAGCGCAGAGCCAACCTGCTGCAGGCTGAGATCGAGGAGCTGCGGGCCACTCTGGAGCAGACAGAGAGGAGCAGGAAAATCGCAGAACAGGAGCTCCTGGATGCCAGTGAGCGTGTTCAGCTCCTCCATACCCAGGTGGGATTCAGCACAAAGAACTCTCCTGTAGTGAATTTTGTATGTCCCAGAATAGATAAGCCTGAGTTTTTATAAGACAGCCAGACCTAATATATctaccaaattttcttttcaaataatacaGAATAGTAATTCTGCATTATTGAGAAATCTTTCCCTGTTTTGCTTTGAAAAACTATTGTTGATTTGCTTCCTATAATATTCTAAGGCTGCCCATATTCTATTGTGTTAATATCTTTATTGGCCCTCATTATCAATATTCACATTTCATTCTGGAGAAATGGAATGTTATGCGCATGTCCATTATACTTTTATCCCTGTGAATGGTCTATTGGTAaatgataattataaaattatagagCTATTTGGTCTGCTTGTGACCTATGCACTTGAAGATGCTGAATATTctataatatttctattttatttaattgtactaCATAACACAATCCTTTAATTCTTTAATATTAAAAGGCATTTTTTGACTTGCAGATttctatctgaattttttttcaagaagtgGTTACCAATAAATACTATggtaatacaatttttaaaatgtacaaactCTTTTTAAACAGaacaccagcctgatcaacaccaAGAAGAAGCTAGAGACAGATATTTCCCAAATGCAAGGAGAGATGGAAGACATTCTCCAAGAAGCCCGCAATGCAGACGAGAAGGCCAAGAAGGCCATCACTGATGTGAGTGGCAGGCACACTTGCCCACTGATTTAGCAGTAAGATTTCCTGACATCTGTAACTTTCTtggttttcttgatttatttgctATTTAGGCCGCCATGATGGCTGAGGAGCTGAAGAAGGAGCAGGACACCAGTGCCCACCTTGAGCGGATGAAGAAGAACATGGAGCAGACGGTGAAGGACCTGCAGCTCCGCCTGGATGAGGCTGAGCAGCTGGCCCTGAAGGGTGGGAAGAAGCAGATCCAGAAactggaggccagggtgggtCTCCCAATATCTGTCTATTTCCATCTGCTTTCAGTGCCTGATTGGATCAAAGTTCTTAAGAGCCTACTTATTTGTAGGTACGGGAGCTGGAAGGAGAGGTTGAGAGTGAGCAAAAGCGTAATGCTGAGGCTGTCAAAGGTCTGCGCAAACATGAGAGGCGAGTGAAGGAACTCACTTACCAGGTACGGCAGTAGTTTTTAGCAGCTAAGCACTGGTCGAACTCTATGTGAAATACTCATATGCAATGATGCAATAGTCATGTGCTTTAGTAATTAAGGTCCTGGACTTTTTACAATCTTTCAGACGGAAGAAGATAGAAAGAATATTCTCAGACTTCAAGATTTGGTAGATAAACTTCAGGCAAAAGTGAAATCTTATAAGAGACAAGCTGAGGAGGCTGTAAGTATTTTTAAGATTGAAGTCCTCAAATTAAGCTAATAAATAATTACTACCTCTTGTAGTAAACAAGCTATTTGCGTTATAGACTTCTGCATGTGTACTTAACATTTGTTTTTGTACAATAATTATTGTGTATCATTTGTAATATCAGTAGCTTCACTTTAAAAGTAAACTTTCAATCCACtaagaaacctgaaaaaaattaaaagcagaaataatacaGGCCATATTCTCTGGCCACAGTACGATGGAGTTGTAAAGTGATgacaaaatataagcaaaaattcTTGGGtacttacatatttaaaaaactaactttCTTAAATAACTCTTGgtttaaagtgaaaataaaaatataattactaaataattattaattataagtAAAAATCACAAGGAAGATGCTACTTTTACAAACCTACAGAACTGTAGTCAAAGCTGTGCCTGGAGGCTGATTCATTGCTTTAAATGCTTTCATGATgaaccaaaagtaaaaataaataaataaatggacagtccaataaagaaattataaataataataaaacagtagaagaagtactgttaaaaataaaagtagaaattggTGAATTAGAGTATACTATTTTCTATTTGATAACTTCATTAATTTTGTAACTTCTGgggaattaataaaataaatgtattataactAGTTTAATCAaggaaaatgagacaaaatacaaacaacattAGAAGTGATAAAGGGAATAAGCTATACACATAGAGgattactttttaatataaaacatacatCTATCAATAAAGTTGAAGCCCTGAAAAAAATTGATGATTTTTCTAGGAGAATATAAATTACCAAGTTGGCTGACTTACTTCTGGAAATGGACCCAAGTCCAGATAGATCTTTCAAAATTTCAAGGAACAGATAATCCCACAGCTATGTAAGCTGTTCAAGAGCATGGGAAAAGATGGAAAGCTGTCCAATTCATTTTAAGAAGCTCACATAGccctcataccaaaacctgtcCAAGAGAGAACAGAGGGAGAAAAACTAAAGGCAGTTTTACTCATAAAGACAGTTACAGCAAAGATAAATTACTAAGTAGTAAAAGTCTTACTTTATTAAAGGAATCGTCTTCCAGTGACTAAATAAGGTTAATTCTTACAATGTAAAGATTACTTAATATTAGGTAATCTGTCAATAGAATCATTACATCCAATGCAGGTGGAAAAAAGCAACCATTTTGAAATGTGCCAAAATGatacatttatttcaatttttaaaattttta
It includes:
- the LOC104675132 gene encoding myosin-2, with the translated sequence MSSDSEMAVFGEAAPYLRKSEKERIEAQNRPFDAKTSVFVAEPKESFVKGTIQSREGGKVTVKTEGGATLTVKDDQVFPMNPPKYDKIEDMAMMTHLHEPAVLYNLKERYAAWMIYTYSGLFCVTVNPYKWLPVYNPEVVTAYRGKKRQEAPPHIFSISDNAYQFMLTDRENQSILITGESGAGKTVNTKRVIQYFATIAVTGEKKKEEVTSGKIQVRTLEDQIISANPLLEAFGNAKTVRNDNSSRFGKFIRIHFGTTGKLASADIETYLLEKSRVTFQLKAERSYHIFYQITSNKKPELIEMLLITTNPYDYPFVSQGEISVASIDDQEELMATDSAIDILGFTNEEKVSIYKLTGAVMHYGNLKFKQKQREEQAEPDGTEVADKAAYLQSLNSADLLKALCYPRVKVGNEFVTKGQTVEQVTNAVGALAKAVYEKMFLWMVARINQQLDTKQPRQYFIGVLDIAGFEIFDFNSLEQLCINFTNEKLQQFFNHHMFVLEQEEYKKEGIEWTFIDFGMDLAACIELIEKPMGIFSILEEECMFPKATDTSFKNKLYDQHLGKSANFQKPKVVKGKAEAHFSLIHYAGVVDYNITGWLEKNKDPLNETVVGLYQKSAMKTLAHLFSGTQTAEAEGGGPKKGGKKKGSSFQTVSALFRENLNKLMTNLRSTHPHFVRCIIPNETKTPGAMEHELVLHQLRCNGVLEGIRICRKGFPSRILYADFKQRYKVLNASAIPEGQFIDSKKASEKLLASIDIDHTQYKFGHTKVFFKAGLLGLLEEMRDDKLAQLITRTQARCRGFLARVEYQRMVERREAIFCIQYNIRAFMNVKHWPWMKLFFKIKPLLKSAETEKEMATMKEEFQKIKDELAKSEAKRKELEEKMVTLLKEKNDLQLQVQAEAEGLADAEERCDQLIKTKIQLEAKIKEVTERAEDEEEINAELTAKKRKLEDECSELKKDIDDLELTLAKVEKEKHATENKVKNLTEEMAGLDETIAKLTKEKKALQEAHQQTLDDLQAEEDKVNTLTKAKIKLEQQVDDLEGSLEQEKKLRMDLERAKRKLEGDLKLAQESIMDIENEKQQLDEKLKKKEFEISNLQSKIEDEQALGIQLQKKIKELQARIEELEEEIEAERASRAKAEKQRSDLSRELEEISERLEEAGGATSAQIEMNKKREAEFQKMRRDLEEATLQHEATAATLRKKHADSVAELGEQLDNLQRVKQKLEKEKSEMKMEIDDLASNVETVSKAKGNLEKMCRTLEDQVSELKSKEEEQQRLINDLTAQRGRLQTESGEFSRQLDEKDALVSQLSRGKQAFTQQIEELKRQLEEEIKAKNALAHALQSSRHDCDLLREQYEEEQESKAELQRALSKANTEVAQWRTKYETDAIQRTEELEEAKKKLAQRLQAAEEHVEAVNAKCASLEKTKQRLQNEVEDLMLDVERTNAACAALDKKQRNFDKILAEWKQKYEETHAELEASQKEARSLGTELFKMKNAYEESLDQLETLKRENKNLQQEISDLTEQIAEGGKRIHELEKIKKQVEQEKCELQAALEEAEASLEHEEGKILRIQLELNQVKSEVDRKIAEKDEEIDQLKRNHVRIVESMQSTLDAEIRSRNDAIRLKKKMEGDLNEMEIQLNHANRMAAEALRNYRNTQGILKDTQLHLDDALRSQEDLKEQLAMVERRANLLQAEIEELRATLEQTERSRKIAEQELLDASERVQLLHTQNTSLINTKKKLETDISQMQGEMEDILQEARNADEKAKKAITDAAMMAEELKKEQDTSAHLERMKKNMEQTVKDLQLRLDEAEQLALKGGKKQIQKLEARVRELEGEVESEQKRNAEAVKGLRKHERRVKELTYQTEEDRKNILRLQDLVDKLQAKVKSYKRQAEEAEEQSNTNLAKFRKLQHELEEAEERADIAESQVNKLRVKSREVHTKVISEE